The DNA sequence gtaatggattgtcaagataagaaactaagaagaaagccaatagaactatggtttaatccattcacatggagtaacctaaagttttctattacaaggacataaaaggaaattttcgtttataagtccattcaatggacttaacaaaacttcctgttcctagtattataggtttgagtttatctaaacctatggcttgtggtatacctggtaattacttactctaatgcaagcaacttactttagtaagatgctgaagcattttctttctaatggcaatctatagaagcttcacaacttcttaggtatagattttatttatctaaggaaaagtcttaactattccagaaaagataaagccatgaaagaatttcttatgtcaacagtgagaggtcttagatatgcttttgtatgccttagaccagacacctgctgttgagtgggagtaatgagtaggtatcagattaatccaagagaagaacattggaagacaatcaagtaaattttaagattaagaagaggaactatatgttagtctataagggtgtgtttaaaactcttagactacaccatatcagatttcgaaatttgcctttgtgctagtaaatctttctgataagatggtggttactctgggggtggaatagtgattttggagaagtgtaaaaacctatctgtagtttctaggtctaccagagagagactgcaTGTTAAGGTtgcaagaaaggtacttattcagtctaaggaaagttctatacatctttggcaccattccaaattgccttaaactactagtgttaatttcctgattaaccaaatgtagttgccaaagatatagaatccagtatcccaagagagtagacatatagagaggaattcacattatcaatgattttgtgattaaaggaagagtaatggtggagaaaaggttctgtttaattcaacctttcagatcctattacgaggagtttactactactacacttgatttgtatatcgaggtgttgagattatttgaaacgcactttttgttttatattagtgcaagtgggagtttgttgggttttatgccctaaataaaactcatttcaatataatcagatttacttattaatatagatcagaaataacatttaatgttgcatggttcacatgatttatttcatgattatatgtacataatgtatagattcatctgaaacccttttcacatacttgatcctgtttattgtgccgtcaacacattggaaagtaaacatgactatgtgaataaagtttcctagatttatcagacacagggttttactgatatgataatctacaacagagtttacttgcatttggagaagtgctatgttctttccagagcattggttaaagtaaagctcaggttggatgcatggagtatgcatcggaagggaccgatattgaactttgacttagatttattaaacttaccgtaatatctattcaagtcaatatcgcctagttgatcctagatcaaatgttcttaatcctgttatgattaggctcaatcttgaaaggctattcgtgttctttgatttgttagttaagcctacttttaggtcagggtgatacgtacattttgggaacacggtagtgcaattgagtgggagcgctatcataaacatggaatctatagcttctatctggcgaatagtaagcaaaggatgatctccttcgagcttgaccaaacgaacataaatggtggagtactcatttcacataagctgaaatatcatttatacggggtcaagtgttttaaggaataaatacattgtagggtgtaacggtaatctaatccctttacagtgtagatcattcatatagaggatcattgatcacattaggattataacaatggataactaatgatgtgtctatatggtggaacatatagagcattctatatactgagagtgcaattctaagttctatgcgtggattcaacgaagaattaataagttagtgaattttagtgctaaattcttgatctacttattggaagctcggttatatagacccatggtccccccactagttgagataatattgcttgtaagactcatgtaattggttttgattaatcaattataattctcaaattagactatgtctatttgtgaatttttcactaagtaagggcgaaattgtaaagaaagagtttataggggcatatttgttaattatgatactttgtatggttcaattaataaatatgataaatgacaatattatttaataattatttatagttattaaatagttagaattggcatttaaatggttgaattagaaaattggcatttttgagaaaatcagatgcagaaaagataaaactgcaaaattgcaaaaagtgaggcccaaatccactagtatagggccagccacttttgtaggaaatttaaactgattttttcattattttaatgccaaataattcaaacctaaccctagtggaatgctataaatagatagtgaaggcttcaggaaaaacacacttaaattttctatttttccttcagaaaaaactgagccttctctctccctatctttggccgaacccactctctttctcttcttcattgaaatttcgaaatccttagtgtatgagtagtgcccacacacaacaagtgatacctcaatcatagtaaggaagatcgtgaagaaagactttcagtaaggattttcagcatcaaagattcagagaaagagatccaggttcagatattgataatgctctgctacagaaaggaatcaagggctagatatctgaacggaaggagtcattatgttccgctgcacccaatgtaaggtttcctaaactttatatgtgtttattttatcgttttagaaagttcatatttagggtgttaatcaacatacttgtgagtagatctaagatcctggtaaaataaattccaacagtttaTATATAAGGCACAAAAAAGGAAGCCCACAATAAAATTGGGTTGAAAATATTGGGCCACTAAACCTAATACTTCCCTCTCAAGatgaaatatacaatttttttaagttCATCTTGGTAGTAATGGTATGAAAATAAGCAAGAAATAGAGGTTTTGTAAAAATGTCAGCAATGTTGTTTTTGGTGGTAACATGAATTAGCTTCAGTGTGCTTTCTTGGATCTTCTCTCAGACGACATGATAGTCAATCTCAATGTACTTGGTCGTTCGTGGAATACAAAGTTTTTAAAAATGTGGATGGCGGCTGTATTGTCGCAATAAAAGATGGTGGGATCTTTGTGATGGATGCCAAAGTCTTGAAGGAATGCTAACAACTAGGTAATCTCACAAGTGGCCTTGGCCATAGCCCGATATTCTACTTCAGCGGATGAACGAGATACGATGGACTACTTTTTGGATTTCGAATAGATTAAGTATCTACCAAGAAAGACACTGTAGCTAGAAATAGACCTTCTAGTGTCACTACATGAAGCCCAATCAACATCTAAAAAATATTGAGATGAAAGTCTATACTTGACATATCAGTTTCAACATAAGCAAATAAGTTAGTTGAAGATGCTGGGTAAAAAAATAGCCCTTGGCCAGAGGTACCCGTAAGATATTGTAATATTCTATGAGCAGCAGTGAGGTGGGTAACTCTCGGATTGAATAAAAATTGACTTAGTTTATTTACGACAAAAGAAATATCAAGTCGTGTAATAGTTAAGTAAATGAGTTTACCAATGAGGATGCGGTAAATTTTTAGATTTTCTAATGGTTTTCCAACATCGGATGAGAGTCGGATGCTGGTTCCACTGGAGTGGGAGCAGCGGAAGCTCCTAAATAACCTATGTCAGTCAAAAGTTGTAAGGTGAATGGTCCTTGAGAGACAGAAATCTCGGAGGAAGAACGACCAATCTCCAAACCTAAGAAAAAATGTAAAAGACCTGGGTCCTTAAGCTGAAACACAGAGTTAAGTTGCTGTTTGCAAGAAGTAACAACATCATCATTATTGGAGGTAACCACAATGTcatcaatatatattaaaaggGCGAGAAAAATGCCTTTATCATTTTTGATGAACAAAGTGTGGTCTGAGAGAGATTGGGTGAAACCAGTTGATAGAAGATAATTGTTGAGTTTTGTGAACCATTGTCTAGAGGCTTGTTTCAAGCCATATAGACTTTTGGTCAATTTACAAAGAacatttgggggaatttgtCCCTTGAGTTTATATCCTTTGGGGAGTGTCATATAGAGAGTTTCATTGAAATCGCTATGAAAAAAGGCATTGTTGATATCAAGTTGGTACAGAGACCGATTGTTAATTGCCGTAATGGCAAGCAGAAGTTTTAAGGTATTAAACTTTGCAAAATGGGCAAAGGTGTGAAAGTAATCAATACCTTGTTTTTGATTGAAGCTTTTGGCAACCAATCGTACTTTGAAACGATCAACTAAGCCATCAACATTGTATTTGATTATGTATACCCATTTACAACCAATGCATGGTGTCCATTAGGGAGACTGACGACTAGGGGTGTTCGtggtgcgggtggtgcggtttttaaccattttttcaaaccaacccgcacatgcggtttttctaattttccaaaccgcacccgcatcGCGATGctaaaaaaccgcaaaaaccgcaccgcaaaaaaagatgcggtgcggtgcggtttttgcggtttgaactatcacaatttttttttttgaaattatcataaaataattaaactatcattaatataattattccaaaacacttaagaaaatacaacaaacttaagattaataaaagttataacaataacaataagtcaataatttttttaaaatttcaacaacacacttaaaatcaaaataacaaacttgaaactaattaaattccaacaacaatataaatgtacaactaacatactttcaacaatagattaaaaataaaacaaacacaaacttacaactccaaatttcaatacacatgtatgagcttgggtttgttgctaagaaaagagggtttgtgaagagttatggattttgGCCTAAGATTTATGGGCTTGGGTTGGGCTCATATGGATGGgattaattaaactaatataaaaattgaaattttaaaatatgcGGTGCGGTGTGGTTTGAATCgcggtttaataattcaaaaccgcaaaccgcaccgcacggcgcggtttgggaaaaattcaaaccgcaaccgcaccgcgaagaatttcaaaccacattttttttgcggtgcggtgcggtgcgggcggtttgagcggtttgagcggttttaTGTACACCCCTACTGACGACGATCCAAGTGCCGTTGGCTTCAAGAGCATCAATTTCAGTGTCCATGACTTTTTGCCATATGGGATCTTTTACTGTTATTTTGTAGTTGGTGGGTTCAACAAGAGAATGGGCAGCAAGAGCCGCTGCTCGAAAGTGTTGTGTTAACTTATTATAagacaaatatttattaatagggTGAGCAGTAGAAAAAATAACAGTAGTATCGCAAATGTAATCAGGAAGATATTTAGGTTTGGATAATATTCTTcctcaatttttttctcttattaCCACTCAATTTTTAGTTAACATCAAAGTTCTTCACTCTAATACCATATTAGAGATAAAACCTATCATCTACTGCTATGTGGAATACGATAAAATACCAACAAATATATTTAGTAGGGTTAtaatgaaatttatatataaggcaaaaaaaaaaaaaaagagagaaaccCACAATACAATTGAGCCGAAAATATTGGACTATTAAACCTTTTTTTGTTTGGATTCTCATATATTTGAAGGGATTAGCCTCTCACTATCTCCCCTTTcgcttcttctttctttcttgccAAAGGAAGGGATATCAATCCATTTATCTCTCTCCCTTGCTTCCTCTTCCATCTACTAAACATTTTgttttgagtaatttgcggcaaaatcccttcaactatcaatttacttgcaaaaaactatCCAAtctcatattttggtgggaaaactcTCCAAAGTACTGTTCCGTTTACATTTTAAGGTGCTGTCTGTCCAGCCTCGTTaagtcctaattttgcccacgtggcaatgacaggtcactaaaaaattatcctatgtggccatattttacaaaataaaaataaaaactttaagagtaatttgcggcaaaacccccaacTATCAACTTACTTGCCaaaaaccatccaaaaaactttaaagttagatggttttttgcaagtaaattgatagttgggagagttttgccgcaaattactcttaaattttttatttttattttaatttttattttgtaaaatatggccacgtagaataattttttaatgacTTGTCATTGCTATGTGGGCAAAAATAGGATTTAACGAGGCTGAACAGACGACACCTAAAAAATATAAACGAAACAGTATTTTGGAGAGTTTTCCCACTAAAATATGAGGTTAGATAGTTTTTTAccagtaaattgatagttgaggaagttttgccgcaaattactcttttatttttgtttacatTGGAAAAGAGAAATTTAAAGTGGAGAgtttaaacttttattttatgaacAAAAGTATGGAACCGCTAAATTAGATGACGCACCAAACGTTAGATAAAATACAAAACGACAAATGAGTAGAAAtcctaaaaaatatttacaatcaTAATTCATTGTAATTGATGagtaaaaaattcaaattatattGGCAATAATAAAACGAGGAGAAAAAGTGAAAGATTGGCAAAGAAAGGAAGGAGTAGGGGTCGTACGGTGTAATCCAGCAAGTGGGAGTAAATGAGTGGACACTGACACTGACAACTCTGCTGTAATAAATATTTACTTCCCCATTCCAACCCCCTTTCCCTGCGCACCTTTACTTATCCTTCGCCcactcttcttcttttccctccCTCTCTCATCATgcttcctttcttcttcttcacacaGTAGAGGGCAAAAcaatctttttaaattaaaaataaacataaaaaggAAGGTAAGCCCCAGCTCTGTTAATCCTCATTTTTCTAAGggacttttttcttttcttcttttttaaataCTAGTTATACACTGTCTTTCTGTTCAGGGTTTTTCGTTTTGCTTCAATCTGGGTGGAGCTTACATGGTTTTTATTAAATTCTGTTGGTGTAGATTGGTTGAATTTCCATGAAATTACCCTTTCTTTTGGGTGTTTCTTGTAGAACTTGGATTCCACTGTTGCATTGAGATGCTTTTTCGTGATATTCGTGTCTGATATGTTTGAATTTTCACTGGGGTTGACCATTGACCAAAGGTTTTCTTTTTCGGTGCATTCACACTCAATTACTTAAATCACCCATTTTGGTATCCAGTTATATTTGACTCCTTTCTTGGATTGCTTAGAAAGTATTTGAACTATTAACTTTAGTTCACAGAATGAGTAGTTAAATTCCCTTATGCAATAACCCTAAGTAAAAACTTGTAAACTGtagaattaatttgtatattttgaagtttttagttCCTTTTCCTTTCTTCCTTTATCTTGGTAAAACATATTGCTTCACTAAGATAGGTTAGAGAAAATGACATTAAACATGGCATTATTGTTATGATTTTTAGTACTTCTTTTGTATAAAATGGTAAGAAAAGAAAAGCATTGAGAAGCTGATAAAAAACCGCCATGTGATATAGTTCACCATGACAACAAGGCCATCACAAGCTCAAGTTCAAGCCCACCTGCCTCCTCGATGCCCAATTCAAAAGAGACCCACCAGTGCCTCAATTCGAAACCACAACTCTTTCTCTAATCATCCCTTTGTGGAAGATCATCCAGCATGGCTTGATGACTTGTTGAATGATCCTGATTCAAATTCTAAAGGAGGATCACTTCGTCGTTCAGTGAGTGACTCTGTTACCCTTTTGGACAGTGTTGCAGATTCCTTTTCCATTTTGGCTCCCCATTATGATGAAGGGAATTCAGTTGGTAACCCAACTAATGGTGGGTTGGAGTCAGCTTCTTCTATGTATGGTCCTAATTCTCCTCGGCTAAGAAGCAGTTCTTCGTTTTCAGAGAATGCCATAGTGTCAGCATTGTCTGAATATGTTTCTCATGATTCTCGGGAGTATATAGATAGTCGTGTTTGCGTTCCTGGTGCTAGGAGCAGTTCTAATCTGTTTGACATGAACACAGATGGTTCACTCAATGTGGATGCAAAAACAGCGAAACGGTTCGGATCTAAGCTCATTTGTTAATGTTATTTTTGCTTGTGTTTATTGTACTCTGTAGCTATCTATAGACATTAGTGGATTACCAGCTTATTGGCTTGATTGTAGGCACCCTGGGCAGCGTTCAAGGATTCGAAAGCTCCAGTATATTGCTGAACTTGAAAGGACAGTTGATGTTCTGCAGGTACAGATTGAATAAGAGAACACTAAGTTTGGCTTATGTTTGTCATCATGAAATAGACCATAACATGTTTACGTTTTGCCTTGATTGATCAGTAAGAAAATAGCTAGTGTATGCTATGTCTTCAGCATAATCCAGAATGAAGTATTGCCCATTTTACCTACCTTATATTTTGTTACAGTTTTGCTCTGTCTTAATAACATTTTTTTGGATTTATCGAACTTAGTGTTGTAACCCTGATATTTGTGGTGTACTACATCTGATTTTTTGCCCTTATGTGTGGCTGCATGGAGTGTATCTATGAATAGTGCTTAAGTTTTACTTTCAATGAATTTGCAGACTTTAGAATCAGATTTGGCTGTTAGAGTTTCTTCTCTACTCCAGCAACGTGTCGCCTTGTCCATGGAAAACAACAAACTGAAGCAGCAGTTGGCCAGAGTGCGGAAGGAAAAGTTGATAGTGGATGGTAAGTTACCTTGTTGAATTCTTGTTTCTAGTTCCATGGAAAGATATTGAACAATTTGCATTGGTTGATTGTTTTCCTGCTAAACATTGTAATGCTCCTATTCCTATCTGAAGTCACAACCCATAgctataatattaaaattttcacACAATTCAATAGTCGAACTGGTACTTATTCAGAGAGAAGGGGAAAATAGATTCTAATAATAAACTAAAAGCAAAAACATAAAAGTCAAGAAGAAAACTTGGTGctaagataaaataaattgtatgtTGTCTGGAGGAGTCTAgacaaataaatagttaattttgGTCAACAGACTCAAAACAGCTATTCAATGAGGTTGAATGCAATTTGTTTGCCTTTCACATTGCCATATAAAATGCTTCCCAAAATTTCCTTCTGTAGTATAATGCTTAAAAGTGTGATTAGAAGGCTTTTAATCATAGTGAAGTGAAACTATGTAGTATGTAAATAGACCTTCTGTTTAAGATTCATATTACGATAATGAGAATAGGAATGAAATCTTAAACATGTTCCTGTATTTAGGGATGTCCGATTTGCAGCAACATTAGAATTTATAATAGTTCAAATGCTAAATACTAGTAATAGTACCTTATTTAATTGTGGAGTGAATTTTGAATTGAATACTTTGATATCTTCTGAATTTGTCAAGATACTAGTAGCTTAATTTAGCATATTTGCTTGTCATTCCATAACGCGCCACATAATTAATTACCTGAATTTAGTTTTCTTGGAAGGTTTTGTAAAATGTCCAAGAGATTTGGATTTTCACTTAATGATGTATCATTTATGTCACTGAAGATTGTTGTGGAAAGTTAGTTACATATGTATGAGCTAACAGTTGAGGAGAGCTCAGTCCAATCTTTGATCTCTTCATATTATTATGTGGAAGGATAACATGGTTATTGGTTTCTCATATGCTGCTGATTATGCCTACTTGTGCAGGTGAGTATCAGGTACTGAAGAAGGAAGCTAAGAGATTGAAGAGTGGTTTAACAAATTCTAGTCGCAGTCAA is a window from the Cannabis sativa cultivar Pink pepper isolate KNU-18-1 chromosome 1, ASM2916894v1, whole genome shotgun sequence genome containing:
- the LOC115708203 gene encoding basic leucine zipper 34, giving the protein MTTRPSQAQVQAHLPPRCPIQKRPTSASIRNHNSFSNHPFVEDHPAWLDDLLNDPDSNSKGGSLRRSVSDSVTLLDSVADSFSILAPHYDEGNSVGNPTNGGLESASSMYGPNSPRLRSSSSFSENAIVSALSEYVSHDSREYIDSRVCVPGARSSSNLFDMNTDGSLNVDAKTAKRHPGQRSRIRKLQYIAELERTVDVLQTLESDLAVRVSSLLQQRVALSMENNKLKQQLARVRKEKLIVDGEYQVLKKEAKRLKSGLTNSSRSQIRTCFIPNPPAEAGSLEAIQMTLDMEKLNLY